GATTCCTTAAAATTTTGCAAGAAAAATAATATTGGCGACAGTCACCTTGAACATATTAAACTTTCCATTGATAAATTTCTTGCCTGCAGGGATATTTCAAAAGGTTTTGTCAAGTTCAAATGTCCTCACTGTCCCGTTACACACCTGTTCCCTATTACTTGTAAGTCTAAGCTCTGTCCTTCTTGTGGTTACAAGTACTCTAG
The window above is part of the Leptotrichia trevisanii DSM 22070 genome. Proteins encoded here:
- a CDS encoding transposase zinc-binding domain-containing protein, producing the protein MINITQNKLKYIFSNNNILLDSLKFCKKNNIGDSHLEHIKLSIDKFLACRDISKGFVKFKCPHCPVTHLFPITCKSKLCPSCGYKYS